The genomic segment CGCCTGCGTCCATGCGGACCCCGATGCGTGCGCGGCGATGGCGGCGAGAGTGCCCTCGGCATCCGACGTGTCCTCGAACAGGCCGGTGAGGCCGTCGCGGACGGCGATCTTCGCGAGCTTCTTCAGCTCGTCGTCGGGGCGGAACAGTTCCATGTCGACGCCCTGCACCATCGTGGCGATGGCCTGGTCGGGGATGCGGGGGAACAGCTCCTTGCAGAACATGAACAGGTCGAGGTACGCGACGTAGCCGAGGTTGAGGAACTCGAAGTGGTACTGCCAGGCGCGGTAGGCGAGCGAGATGAGCCGGTCGTAGTTCTCGAGGAACTCCGTCGCCGGGCTCGTCCCCTTCCCGGAGAGGACGTCTTCGAGCGGGATGGCGTCCGGCAGCGCCGTGAAGTCGAGCGCCTCGATCTCGGCGATCGTCGAGCGGAGCTTGCCGTGCCAGTTCTGCAGCAGGCTGTCCCAGTTCTCGAAGTAGTGCCCCGCCCGCTTCATGAACTCCGGGACGCGGGCTTCGATGTGCTCGGGGTCGACCGCGACCGGCGACATGAAGACGTAGCCGTTGTGGATGCGGTATTCGATGCCGTTGGCGGTCGGGATGAGCAGCTGGCGGGCGTTGTACTGCCCGAGGCATCCGACGGCGAACTCGAAGCCGATCGTCTCGAAGGGCTTGGTCACGGTGGGCCAGTGCTGGCTGTCGCAGAACCAGAACTTGCTCTCCTCGACCTCGCGGCGGTCGTCCTGGAACACGAGGTTGTAGGCGTACAGGTCCTTCCACCCCTCGGCTCCGGCGGGCGGGGCCTGCTCATAGGGGCTCGGGAAGGAGTTGCGCGCGGTGGCTGTGGCGGTGGCAACAGCGGTCGACTCTGACATGGCTGTCCTCTCGGAGGGGTTCGGGTAGGCGGCTCAGCGGCCGATCTGGGTCATGAGGGACTGGGTGATGCTGGAGATGCCGAAGCCGGTGGTGGTCGGCGTGCGATCGGCCTGCTTGTTGGACCAGACGGTCTCGGGGCGGGACTGCAGAAGAAGGAGGTTCTCCCCGTCGGGCAGCGTGCGGTCGATGGCCCATTCGATGTCCTGCGGGCTGCCGAAGTGCTTCTCGGCGCGCTTGGCGATGGCCGCGACGGCCTTCACCTCGTCGTCGTTGAGGCAGCGGATGCCGCGGCGCTCCGCCTCGACCTCTCGCTCGACGACGCCCTGGGAGTCGGCATCAGGGACCATCTCGATGTGCTTGGCGCCGATCTGCTCCTCGGAGATCGTCAGCAGCACCTTGTCGACGTGCAGGTTGTCCGGCGTGACCGTGCCGGAGACGACGGACTCCCCGAGGCCCCAGGCCGCGTCGATGACGATGGTGGAGCGGTCTCCGTTAGAGGGGTCGATGGTCATGGCCACCCCTGCCGTCTTCGCGTCGACCATCTTCTGCACGGCGACGGCCATCGACAGGCCCTCGTCGGGGATGTCGTTGGCGAGCCGGTAGACGATGGCGCGCGAGGTGTACAGCGATGCCCAGCAGCGGCGCACGTGCTCGGCCACGGTGTCCTTGCCTCGCAGCCACAGGTAGGTGTCCTGCTGCCCGGCGAAGCTCGCGTCCGGGAGGTCCTCTGCCGTGGCGGACGAGCGGACGGCCACCGGCTGCTCCTCGGAGAAGCGCGCCTGCAGGGCATCGTATGCACGGTCGAACTCGGCGGCGATGGCCGCGGGGATCTCGCGGTCGAGGAACTCCGCGCGGATCCGTGCCGACACGTCGTCGACGACGGCGACGTCATCGACGTCCAGCCCCTCGAGCAGGCGATCGATCTCGTCGGCGAGGCCGGTGAGTTCGACGAACGAGACGTAGGCGGCGGTCGTGACGGCGAAGCCGGGGGGAACGGGGAGGCCGGCACCGGTGAGGTTCACCAGTGACGCGCACTTGCCCCCGAGGGCGTCGACGCTCGTGGCGCCCTGCTCGTCGAAGAAGCGGATGAAGAGGTAGTCGCTCATGTCAGGCCTCCCAGGTGACGGGGACGGATTCCGGGACGCGGAACGAGAGGTTCTCGCGGAAGTCGATGTCGGCGTCGTCCTGGAGACGGAGCCCCGGGACGGCGGCGATGGTCTCCTCGAGCACGATCTTCGCCTGGAGCTTGGCGAGCATGTTGCCGAGGCAGTAGTGGATGCCGAAGCCGAAGGAGAGGTGGTTTCGGGCATCGGTACGGGAGATGTCGAAGACCTCGGGGTCGGCGAACATTTCCTCGTCGCGGTTCGCCGATCCCATGACGAGCAGCACGTTCGCGTCCTTCGGGATCGCGACGCCGCCGATCTCCGTGTCGGCCAGCGCCTTGCGACGCCAGGCCACGATGGATCCGCTGAAGCGCAGGACCTCGTCGACGGCCGCGGCGATGCGGGCGGGGTCCTCGATGAGCGTCTCCCACTGCTCACGGTGCGACAGGAGAACGCGGATGCAGTTGGCGATGAGCGTCGTCGTCGTCTCGTGGCCGGCGAACAGCAGGCTGTAGCAGAGCGAGGCGATCTCATGATCGGTGATCTCCGCTCCGCCGTCCTGCGCGGTGACGAGGTCCGCGATGAGGCTGTCGCCGCCGTCGGCGTGGGTTGCCGTTACGAGAGCGATGCACTCCTGCCAGTACTCGACGAGGTTGTGGGCGTGCGGGATCTGCGCCTCGTCGTCGAGGTTGCCCCACGTCATGGCAGCCCGGGAGTCGGACCAGCGCTTGTAGGTGGGCACGAGCGACGTGTCCACACCGAGGAGCGTGAGGATCGTGATGGTCGGGATGTCGTAGGCGACCTGGGCGAAGAAGTCGCCGGTGCGGTCGGGAGAGGCGAGCATCTCCTGAAGGGCTGCGCGGGTGTTCTCCCGGATCGTCGGCTCGAGAGCCTTGAACCGACGCGGGGTGAACGCGCGCTGGGCGATGGCCCTGATCCGGGTGTGGTCCGGTGGGATGCGCGCGGACAGGCCGGAGTACGCGGTGAAGCCGCCCTCCTTCATGATGCGGGTGGCCTGCGGGCCGCGCCCGCGCACGGGAGCCTGGGCGTTCTCACTGGAGAACGTCTCCCAGTTCTCGAAGGTCGCCTTCACGTCGGCGTAGCGGGTGACGACCCAGCAGTCGATGCGCTCGTCGTACATGACCGGTTCGCTGCGACGGAGTTCGGCGTATGCGCCGAACGGGTCCTTCATGTCGAAGGGCTCGTAACCGTGGTGGTCGCGGGCGGTGGCGGCGCCGGCGGCCGCGCTGTGGTCGACCGGACAGCCGGCGGCGGCTGCCGCTGCGGCTTCTGTCGGCGAGAGTGCCATGACGACTCCTTCGTGTCCACACTGAGCTTGGGAGTTCCGACGATCCCCCGGATCGCCGGAACCTGAGATCATCTAACGCTCCCCCTCGGCGTTCCGACGCGACGACTTCCGTCCAGTGGAAACGTCTTGTCGGAGCGACTGGAGCGGGAAGCCCCCGACGCTGGATTCGATGCGCCGCGCGATGCCTCTCAGTGCGGGAAGGTGCCGTTCGAT from the Microbacterium ginsengiterrae genome contains:
- a CDS encoding PEP/pyruvate-binding domain-containing protein; translation: MSDYLFIRFFDEQGATSVDALGGKCASLVNLTGAGLPVPPGFAVTTAAYVSFVELTGLADEIDRLLEGLDVDDVAVVDDVSARIRAEFLDREIPAAIAAEFDRAYDALQARFSEEQPVAVRSSATAEDLPDASFAGQQDTYLWLRGKDTVAEHVRRCWASLYTSRAIVYRLANDIPDEGLSMAVAVQKMVDAKTAGVAMTIDPSNGDRSTIVIDAAWGLGESVVSGTVTPDNLHVDKVLLTISEEQIGAKHIEMVPDADSQGVVEREVEAERRGIRCLNDDEVKAVAAIAKRAEKHFGSPQDIEWAIDRTLPDGENLLLLQSRPETVWSNKQADRTPTTTGFGISSITQSLMTQIGR
- a CDS encoding cytochrome P450; this translates as MALSPTEAAAAAAAGCPVDHSAAAGAATARDHHGYEPFDMKDPFGAYAELRRSEPVMYDERIDCWVVTRYADVKATFENWETFSSENAQAPVRGRGPQATRIMKEGGFTAYSGLSARIPPDHTRIRAIAQRAFTPRRFKALEPTIRENTRAALQEMLASPDRTGDFFAQVAYDIPTITILTLLGVDTSLVPTYKRWSDSRAAMTWGNLDDEAQIPHAHNLVEYWQECIALVTATHADGGDSLIADLVTAQDGGAEITDHEIASLCYSLLFAGHETTTTLIANCIRVLLSHREQWETLIEDPARIAAAVDEVLRFSGSIVAWRRKALADTEIGGVAIPKDANVLLVMGSANRDEEMFADPEVFDISRTDARNHLSFGFGIHYCLGNMLAKLQAKIVLEETIAAVPGLRLQDDADIDFRENLSFRVPESVPVTWEA